One part of the Magallana gigas chromosome 5, xbMagGiga1.1, whole genome shotgun sequence genome encodes these proteins:
- the LOC105323175 gene encoding transcription factor ces-2 isoform X5: MADGGFCDFPPGVDSSIIAQMFHERAVAQSFEESRDKHHGLGFYQEHYTSVEEMAAQTMQAMSNQSRAAANMAGNSVATTAAAGLFDPHSQSTMNYALKPEKGLPPTPPAAAAASASSPTLARALAAVQQTQKRPRSEKKPIPTEQKDTKYFERRKRNNMAAKKSRDARKAREDEIAIRASFLEKENAILRAQVGTLREEANSLKQLLLQKRSRP, translated from the exons ATGGCCGATGGGGGATTTTGCGACTTTCCACCGGGGGTGGACAGCAGTATTATTGCACAGATGTTCCACGAACGAGCGGTAGCTCAAAGTTTCG AAGAATCCAGGGATAAACATCATGGACTAGGGTTTTATCAGGAACACTACACCTCAGTGGAGGAAATGGCAGCACAAACGATGCAGGCCATGTCCAACCAGAGTAGGGCTGCTGCCAACATGGCGGGAAACTCTGTGGCCACGACAGCTGCTGCCGGTCTGTTCGACCCCCATAGCCAGTCAACCATGAACTATGCTCTCAAACCTGAAAAAGGTCTTCCTCCTACTCCCCCAG CAGCTGCGGCAGCTTCTGCGTCTTCTCCAACCCTCGCTCGTGCGCTGGCCGCTGTACAGCAAACGCAGAAACGACCGAGAAGTGAAAAGAAACCCATTCCAACCGAGCAGAAAGACACCAAGTATTTTGAACGCAGAAAACGAAATAACATGGCAGCAAAAAAATCAAGGGATGCTCGAAAAGCCAGAGAAGATGAAATAGCCATCCGGGCCAGTTTCCTGGAAAAGGAGAATGCTATTCTCAGAGCCCAGGTCGGTACGTTAAGGGAGGAGGCCAACTCATTAAAACAGCTCCTCCTACAGAAGAGATCAAGGCCATGA
- the LOC105323175 gene encoding D site-binding protein isoform X1, translated as MADGGFCDFPPGVDSSIIAQMFHERAVAQSFEESRDKHHGLGFYQEHYTSVEEMAAQTMQAMSNQSRAAANMAGNSVATTAAAGLFDPHSQSTMNYALKPEKGLPPTPPGSPGEGTPSSQQQLAKPVPMRRPEKSVSQARVAMTNSYEASLYEHSAAIYGHAAAAASASSPTLARALAAVQQTQKRPRSEKKPIPTEQKDTKYFERRKRNNMAAKKSRDARKAREDEIAIRASFLEKENAILRAQVGTLREEANSLKQLLLQKRSRP; from the exons ATGGCCGATGGGGGATTTTGCGACTTTCCACCGGGGGTGGACAGCAGTATTATTGCACAGATGTTCCACGAACGAGCGGTAGCTCAAAGTTTCG AAGAATCCAGGGATAAACATCATGGACTAGGGTTTTATCAGGAACACTACACCTCAGTGGAGGAAATGGCAGCACAAACGATGCAGGCCATGTCCAACCAGAGTAGGGCTGCTGCCAACATGGCGGGAAACTCTGTGGCCACGACAGCTGCTGCCGGTCTGTTCGACCCCCATAGCCAGTCAACCATGAACTATGCTCTCAAACCTGAAAAAGGTCTTCCTCCTACTCCCCCAG GGAGCCCCGGTGAAGGTACCCCTTCTTCTCAGCAGCAACTGGCCAAACCAGTGCCAATGAGGAGACCAGAAAAGAGTGTCTCTCAGGCTCGAGTGGCCATGACAAACTCATATGAGGCCTCGCTATACGAACACAGTGCAGCTATATATGGACATG CAGCTGCGGCAGCTTCTGCGTCTTCTCCAACCCTCGCTCGTGCGCTGGCCGCTGTACAGCAAACGCAGAAACGACCGAGAAGTGAAAAGAAACCCATTCCAACCGAGCAGAAAGACACCAAGTATTTTGAACGCAGAAAACGAAATAACATGGCAGCAAAAAAATCAAGGGATGCTCGAAAAGCCAGAGAAGATGAAATAGCCATCCGGGCCAGTTTCCTGGAAAAGGAGAATGCTATTCTCAGAGCCCAGGTCGGTACGTTAAGGGAGGAGGCCAACTCATTAAAACAGCTCCTCCTACAGAAGAGATCAAGGCCATGA
- the LOC105323175 gene encoding transcription factor ces-2 isoform X6 — MADGGFCDFPPGVDSSIIAQMFHERAVAQSFEESRDKHHGLGFYQEHYTSVEEMAAQTMQAMSNQSRAAANMAGNSVATTAAAGLFDPHSQSTMNYALKPEKGLPPTPPAAAASASSPTLARALAAVQQTQKRPRSEKKPIPTEQKDTKYFERRKRNNMAAKKSRDARKAREDEIAIRASFLEKENAILRAQVGTLREEANSLKQLLLQKRSRP; from the exons ATGGCCGATGGGGGATTTTGCGACTTTCCACCGGGGGTGGACAGCAGTATTATTGCACAGATGTTCCACGAACGAGCGGTAGCTCAAAGTTTCG AAGAATCCAGGGATAAACATCATGGACTAGGGTTTTATCAGGAACACTACACCTCAGTGGAGGAAATGGCAGCACAAACGATGCAGGCCATGTCCAACCAGAGTAGGGCTGCTGCCAACATGGCGGGAAACTCTGTGGCCACGACAGCTGCTGCCGGTCTGTTCGACCCCCATAGCCAGTCAACCATGAACTATGCTCTCAAACCTGAAAAAGGTCTTCCTCCTACTCCCCCAG CTGCGGCAGCTTCTGCGTCTTCTCCAACCCTCGCTCGTGCGCTGGCCGCTGTACAGCAAACGCAGAAACGACCGAGAAGTGAAAAGAAACCCATTCCAACCGAGCAGAAAGACACCAAGTATTTTGAACGCAGAAAACGAAATAACATGGCAGCAAAAAAATCAAGGGATGCTCGAAAAGCCAGAGAAGATGAAATAGCCATCCGGGCCAGTTTCCTGGAAAAGGAGAATGCTATTCTCAGAGCCCAGGTCGGTACGTTAAGGGAGGAGGCCAACTCATTAAAACAGCTCCTCCTACAGAAGAGATCAAGGCCATGA
- the LOC105323175 gene encoding D site-binding protein isoform X2 → MADGGFCDFPPGVDSSIIAQMFHERAVAQSFEESRDKHHGLGFYQEHYTSVEEMAAQTMQAMSNQSRAAANMAGNSVATTAAAGLFDPHSQSTMNYALKPEKGLPPTPPGSPGEGTPSSQQQLAKPVPMRRPEKSVSQARVAMTNSYEASLYEHSAAIYGHAAAASASSPTLARALAAVQQTQKRPRSEKKPIPTEQKDTKYFERRKRNNMAAKKSRDARKAREDEIAIRASFLEKENAILRAQVGTLREEANSLKQLLLQKRSRP, encoded by the exons ATGGCCGATGGGGGATTTTGCGACTTTCCACCGGGGGTGGACAGCAGTATTATTGCACAGATGTTCCACGAACGAGCGGTAGCTCAAAGTTTCG AAGAATCCAGGGATAAACATCATGGACTAGGGTTTTATCAGGAACACTACACCTCAGTGGAGGAAATGGCAGCACAAACGATGCAGGCCATGTCCAACCAGAGTAGGGCTGCTGCCAACATGGCGGGAAACTCTGTGGCCACGACAGCTGCTGCCGGTCTGTTCGACCCCCATAGCCAGTCAACCATGAACTATGCTCTCAAACCTGAAAAAGGTCTTCCTCCTACTCCCCCAG GGAGCCCCGGTGAAGGTACCCCTTCTTCTCAGCAGCAACTGGCCAAACCAGTGCCAATGAGGAGACCAGAAAAGAGTGTCTCTCAGGCTCGAGTGGCCATGACAAACTCATATGAGGCCTCGCTATACGAACACAGTGCAGCTATATATGGACATG CTGCGGCAGCTTCTGCGTCTTCTCCAACCCTCGCTCGTGCGCTGGCCGCTGTACAGCAAACGCAGAAACGACCGAGAAGTGAAAAGAAACCCATTCCAACCGAGCAGAAAGACACCAAGTATTTTGAACGCAGAAAACGAAATAACATGGCAGCAAAAAAATCAAGGGATGCTCGAAAAGCCAGAGAAGATGAAATAGCCATCCGGGCCAGTTTCCTGGAAAAGGAGAATGCTATTCTCAGAGCCCAGGTCGGTACGTTAAGGGAGGAGGCCAACTCATTAAAACAGCTCCTCCTACAGAAGAGATCAAGGCCATGA
- the LOC105323175 gene encoding D site-binding protein isoform X3 — protein sequence MASYGNNPCFDGSKLGRDSPSSYNQYFCDPNKPAESRLPKMNLEGGYGKLGMDPHGFSDSYMMDGLSGSGYHMPSGGIPQGPCSSAGPSMVGGPSMSHGYMGQAAGLHSNNYQSGPMTPSYLNPYMQFQGLAAAAASASSPTLARALAAVQQTQKRPRSEKKPIPTEQKDTKYFERRKRNNMAAKKSRDARKAREDEIAIRASFLEKENAILRAQVGTLREEANSLKQLLLQKRSRP from the exons ATGGCATCGTACGGGAACAATCCATGTTTTGACGGAAGCAAACTGGGACGTGACAGTCCGAGCAGCTACAATCAGTATTTCTGTGATCCGAACAAACCCGCTGAATCTCGACTTCCGAAAATGAATCTGGAAGGCGGGTATGGCAAACTGGGCATGGACCCTCATGGTTTCAGTGATTCCTACATGATGGATGGACTCAGTGGTAGTGGATATCATATGCCATCAGGGGGTATCCCCCAGGGACCTTGTTCCTCCGCAGGGCCCTCCATGGTGGGGGGACCTTCAATGAGTCATGGATATATGGGACAAGCGGCAGGATTACACTCAAACAATTATCAGTCGGGACCCATGACTCCAAGCTATCTTAATCCCTACATGCAGTTTCAAGGCCTAG CAGCTGCGGCAGCTTCTGCGTCTTCTCCAACCCTCGCTCGTGCGCTGGCCGCTGTACAGCAAACGCAGAAACGACCGAGAAGTGAAAAGAAACCCATTCCAACCGAGCAGAAAGACACCAAGTATTTTGAACGCAGAAAACGAAATAACATGGCAGCAAAAAAATCAAGGGATGCTCGAAAAGCCAGAGAAGATGAAATAGCCATCCGGGCCAGTTTCCTGGAAAAGGAGAATGCTATTCTCAGAGCCCAGGTCGGTACGTTAAGGGAGGAGGCCAACTCATTAAAACAGCTCCTCCTACAGAAGAGATCAAGGCCATGA
- the LOC105323175 gene encoding D site-binding protein isoform X4, which produces MASYGNNPCFDGSKLGRDSPSSYNQYFCDPNKPAESRLPKMNLEGGYGKLGMDPHGFSDSYMMDGLSGSGYHMPSGGIPQGPCSSAGPSMVGGPSMSHGYMGQAAGLHSNNYQSGPMTPSYLNPYMQFQGLAAAASASSPTLARALAAVQQTQKRPRSEKKPIPTEQKDTKYFERRKRNNMAAKKSRDARKAREDEIAIRASFLEKENAILRAQVGTLREEANSLKQLLLQKRSRP; this is translated from the exons ATGGCATCGTACGGGAACAATCCATGTTTTGACGGAAGCAAACTGGGACGTGACAGTCCGAGCAGCTACAATCAGTATTTCTGTGATCCGAACAAACCCGCTGAATCTCGACTTCCGAAAATGAATCTGGAAGGCGGGTATGGCAAACTGGGCATGGACCCTCATGGTTTCAGTGATTCCTACATGATGGATGGACTCAGTGGTAGTGGATATCATATGCCATCAGGGGGTATCCCCCAGGGACCTTGTTCCTCCGCAGGGCCCTCCATGGTGGGGGGACCTTCAATGAGTCATGGATATATGGGACAAGCGGCAGGATTACACTCAAACAATTATCAGTCGGGACCCATGACTCCAAGCTATCTTAATCCCTACATGCAGTTTCAAGGCCTAG CTGCGGCAGCTTCTGCGTCTTCTCCAACCCTCGCTCGTGCGCTGGCCGCTGTACAGCAAACGCAGAAACGACCGAGAAGTGAAAAGAAACCCATTCCAACCGAGCAGAAAGACACCAAGTATTTTGAACGCAGAAAACGAAATAACATGGCAGCAAAAAAATCAAGGGATGCTCGAAAAGCCAGAGAAGATGAAATAGCCATCCGGGCCAGTTTCCTGGAAAAGGAGAATGCTATTCTCAGAGCCCAGGTCGGTACGTTAAGGGAGGAGGCCAACTCATTAAAACAGCTCCTCCTACAGAAGAGATCAAGGCCATGA